One region of Mycolicibacterium insubricum genomic DNA includes:
- the feoB gene encoding ferrous iron transporter B, translating to MTTTACHGSGAPVEPTPGLVRIALVGSPNAGKTSVYNQLTGMRARTGNYPGVTVTRSVGTGRYKPDDGSPTVQFSIEDLPGAYSLHPISPDEQIVADVLQGKIAGIEPPDALAVVVDVTVLERSMSLVAQVLAIGKPTMVILTMTDELSARGGHIDIAAFSAALGVPAVGVVASRGRGFGAVRELMAAPQNWPTVPVAPPRDDDEFNAWITSVLDAAKYRVPEPDARSAKIDKLLLHPIFGTLIFFVVMFLFFQVIFTVAAPLQDLVETGIGWLGTQAGDAISNVTHNAMLSGLVANGIIGGVGAVLVFIPQIVLMFLLIAIMENVGYMSRAAFLVDRIMALTGLEGRAFVAMLSSVACAVPGIMATRTMPSSRDRIATSMAAPLMTCSARLPVYILLIGLLVDPASRVGPFSMQGTAMFGMYVLGGVSAMLAAWVFKSRVLGGELLPFYMEMPPYRFPAVKSVLFTLWDSTRAFLRRAGTIILATSIVLWFLLNLPTRTGEIAGMSEEDAASYVLDHSFGASLGRLLQPIFDPLGFDWRIVVGLIGAMAAREVFVSTMAQIFAADAEDPSAALQAATWPGGEHLFTAGTTVALLIFFAYALLCMSTVATIRRETNSWRWPIVAWSYMMVLAWVAAFVARHIALALTG from the coding sequence ATGACCACCACCGCCTGCCACGGCTCCGGCGCGCCCGTCGAGCCGACACCCGGCCTGGTCCGCATCGCGCTCGTCGGCAGCCCCAACGCCGGCAAGACCAGCGTCTACAACCAGTTGACCGGGATGCGCGCCCGGACCGGCAACTACCCCGGGGTGACGGTCACCCGCAGCGTCGGCACCGGTCGCTACAAGCCCGACGACGGTTCGCCGACCGTCCAGTTCAGCATCGAGGACCTGCCCGGGGCCTACAGCCTGCACCCGATCAGCCCCGACGAGCAGATCGTCGCCGATGTGTTGCAGGGCAAGATCGCCGGCATCGAGCCGCCCGATGCGCTGGCCGTCGTCGTCGACGTCACCGTGCTGGAACGGTCGATGTCGCTGGTCGCCCAGGTGCTGGCCATCGGCAAACCGACCATGGTCATCCTGACAATGACCGACGAGCTCTCCGCCCGCGGCGGGCACATCGACATCGCGGCCTTCTCCGCGGCGCTCGGCGTCCCCGCCGTCGGGGTGGTCGCCAGCCGCGGCAGGGGATTCGGCGCGGTCCGCGAGCTGATGGCCGCACCGCAGAACTGGCCGACGGTGCCCGTCGCGCCGCCGCGCGACGACGACGAGTTCAACGCCTGGATCACCTCGGTGCTCGACGCCGCGAAGTACCGGGTGCCCGAACCCGACGCCCGCAGCGCGAAGATCGACAAGCTGCTGTTGCACCCGATCTTCGGCACGCTGATCTTCTTCGTGGTGATGTTCCTGTTCTTCCAGGTCATCTTCACCGTCGCCGCACCGCTGCAGGACCTCGTCGAAACCGGGATCGGTTGGCTCGGCACCCAGGCCGGCGACGCGATCAGCAACGTGACTCACAACGCGATGCTGTCCGGGCTGGTGGCCAACGGCATCATCGGCGGTGTCGGCGCGGTGCTGGTGTTCATCCCGCAGATCGTGCTGATGTTCCTGCTGATCGCCATCATGGAGAACGTCGGCTACATGTCGCGGGCGGCGTTCCTGGTGGACCGGATCATGGCGCTGACCGGTCTGGAAGGCCGCGCGTTCGTCGCCATGCTGTCTTCGGTGGCGTGCGCGGTGCCCGGCATCATGGCCACCCGCACCATGCCGTCGTCGCGGGACCGGATCGCCACCTCGATGGCCGCGCCGCTGATGACCTGCTCGGCCCGACTGCCGGTGTACATCCTGCTGATCGGCCTGCTGGTGGACCCGGCGTCACGCGTCGGCCCGTTCTCCATGCAGGGCACCGCGATGTTCGGCATGTACGTGCTCGGCGGTGTCTCGGCGATGCTGGCGGCGTGGGTGTTCAAATCCCGGGTGCTCGGCGGTGAGCTGCTGCCGTTCTACATGGAGATGCCGCCGTACCGGTTCCCGGCCGTGAAATCCGTGCTGTTCACCCTGTGGGACTCCACCCGGGCGTTCCTGCGCCGCGCCGGCACCATCATCCTGGCCACCTCCATCGTGCTGTGGTTCCTGCTGAACCTGCCGACCCGTACCGGCGAGATCGCCGGAATGAGCGAGGAGGACGCCGCCTCCTACGTGCTGGACCACTCCTTCGGCGCGAGCCTGGGCAGACTGTTGCAACCGATTTTCGACCCGCTGGGTTTCGACTGGCGCATCGTCGTCGGCCTGATCGGCGCGATGGCCGCCCGCGAGGTGTTCGTCTCCACCATGGCCCAGATCTTCGCCGCCGACGCCGAGGACCCGTCGGCGGCGCTGCAGGCCGCCACCTGGCCGGGCGGCGAGCATCTGTTCACCGCCGGGACGACGGTGGCACTGCTGATCTTCTTCGCCTACGCCTTGCTGTGCATGTCGACGGTGGCCACCATCCGCCGCGAGACCAACTCCTGGCGCTGGCCGATCGTGGCGTGGAGCTACATGATGGTGCTGGCCTGGGTGGCCGCCTTCGTGGCGCGACACATCGCGCTAGCACTGACCGGATGA
- a CDS encoding FeoA family protein: MSDSPLPVPITLAQLPLGGRARILGHAEDAPKDVSLRLRNLGFRAGNIVEARRRAPLNDPIMYRLLGYDMCLRNHEARHITVTEL; encoded by the coding sequence ATGTCAGACAGCCCGCTGCCCGTGCCGATCACGTTGGCACAGCTCCCCCTGGGTGGCCGCGCCCGGATCCTCGGCCATGCCGAGGACGCTCCGAAGGATGTCTCACTGCGGCTGCGCAACCTCGGTTTCCGTGCGGGCAACATCGTGGAAGCACGGCGCCGCGCCCCGCTCAACGATCCGATCATGTACCGACTGCTGGGTTACGACATGTGCCTGCGCAACCACGAGGCCCGGCACATCACCGTGACCGAACTATGA
- a CDS encoding restriction endonuclease, whose protein sequence is MQTTVAQTGIAVLAGIAVLAAVTRPRTALRLVVRSVSLTTGAVVRFCSGALAGLRTPHPREDPAARFAEMSGTDFEDYVARLARAAGVPAIMTPLTGDWGVDLILGDRPHRVAVQCKRYSRPIGPAAVQEVVAGAGMQDCARTMVVSNQEFTPAAHRLAEHHGCTLVGGDDLPRLRRIIAEVTFGPGAGDRCAG, encoded by the coding sequence GTGCAGACGACGGTGGCGCAGACGGGGATCGCGGTGCTGGCCGGGATCGCGGTACTGGCCGCCGTCACCCGCCCGCGCACGGCACTGCGGCTGGTCGTGCGCTCGGTGAGCCTCACGACAGGGGCGGTGGTGCGGTTTTGTTCCGGTGCCCTGGCGGGACTGCGTACCCCGCATCCCCGCGAGGACCCCGCCGCTCGGTTCGCCGAGATGTCCGGCACCGACTTCGAGGACTACGTCGCGCGGCTGGCCCGCGCCGCCGGGGTGCCGGCGATCATGACGCCGCTGACCGGTGACTGGGGCGTCGATTTGATCCTCGGCGACCGGCCGCACCGGGTGGCCGTGCAGTGCAAGCGCTACTCCCGGCCGATCGGGCCGGCCGCCGTGCAGGAAGTCGTCGCCGGCGCCGGCATGCAGGACTGCGCCCGCACCATGGTGGTGTCCAATCAGGAGTTCACCCCGGCGGCCCACCGGCTCGCCGAACACCACGGCTGCACCCTGGTCGGCGGCGACGATCTGCCCCGGCTGCGCCGCATCATCGCGGAGGTGACATTCGGCCCCGGCGCAGGTGACCGATGCGCAGGCTAA
- a CDS encoding PASTA domain-containing protein: MTGATIRAAALAATALIALTGLPAAFVATVHADPAADSDSGASVEMPDVTGKTLYQAREEIEGLTSDFAISVDSINISGYPQHQYAAQMWKVCSQLPKAGKPVTAKTYVAVGVVRKNEDCGG, from the coding sequence ATGACGGGGGCAACCATCCGGGCGGCGGCGCTGGCCGCGACGGCGCTGATCGCGCTGACCGGCCTGCCGGCGGCGTTCGTCGCCACGGTGCACGCCGACCCCGCTGCCGACTCCGACTCGGGTGCCTCCGTGGAGATGCCCGACGTGACCGGCAAGACGCTGTACCAGGCCCGCGAGGAGATCGAAGGGCTCACCAGCGATTTCGCCATCTCGGTGGATTCGATCAACATCTCCGGTTACCCGCAGCACCAGTACGCCGCCCAGATGTGGAAGGTGTGCTCGCAGCTGCCCAAGGCCGGCAAACCCGTCACCGCGAAGACCTACGTCGCCGTCGGCGTGGTGCGCAAGAACGAGGACTGCGGCGGCTAA
- a CDS encoding malate dehydrogenase produces the protein MTRPQIVTVSGAAGQIGYAALFRIAAGAMLGHHTPVALRLLELPAAVRAAEGVVMELDDCSFPLLAGLDIYDDPVRAFDGVDVALLVGAKPRTKGMERADLLGANAEIFAAAGRALNEGAGPDVRVLVVGNPANTNAMVTAHHARDIPPQRFTALTRLDHNRAVAAMSRHSGVAVADITRMTIWGNHSPTQYPDIFHAQVGGRSGADYAADTDWLTQDFIPTVAKRGTAIIEARGASSAASAANGAIDHIDDWVHGTADGNWTSVALPSPGVYGVEEGLVSSFPCRSVDGAWQVVDGLEINEFSRRRIDASVAELQSERSAVAALGLL, from the coding sequence ATGACCCGACCCCAGATCGTCACCGTCAGCGGCGCCGCCGGCCAGATCGGCTACGCGGCCCTGTTCCGCATCGCCGCCGGCGCCATGCTCGGCCACCACACCCCGGTGGCGTTGCGGCTGCTGGAGCTGCCCGCTGCCGTGCGCGCCGCCGAGGGCGTGGTGATGGAGCTCGACGACTGCTCATTCCCGCTGTTGGCCGGTCTGGACATCTACGACGACCCGGTGCGCGCGTTCGACGGCGTCGACGTGGCACTGCTGGTCGGGGCCAAGCCGCGCACCAAGGGCATGGAGCGCGCCGACCTGTTGGGCGCCAACGCGGAGATCTTCGCCGCCGCCGGCCGCGCGCTCAACGAGGGCGCCGGGCCCGATGTCCGGGTGCTGGTGGTCGGCAACCCGGCCAATACCAACGCCATGGTCACCGCCCACCACGCGCGCGACATCCCGCCGCAGCGTTTCACCGCGCTGACCCGCCTGGACCACAACCGCGCGGTGGCGGCCATGTCGCGGCACAGCGGGGTCGCCGTCGCCGACATCACCCGGATGACGATCTGGGGCAACCACTCCCCGACCCAGTACCCGGACATCTTCCACGCCCAGGTCGGTGGCCGCTCCGGCGCCGACTACGCCGCGGACACCGATTGGCTGACGCAGGATTTCATCCCGACCGTCGCCAAGCGCGGGACCGCGATCATCGAGGCCCGCGGCGCCAGCTCGGCCGCCTCGGCGGCCAACGGCGCCATCGACCACATCGACGACTGGGTGCACGGCACCGCCGACGGCAACTGGACCTCCGTCGCCCTCCCGTCCCCCGGGGTGTACGGGGTCGAGGAGGGACTGGTCAGCTCGTTCCCCTGCCGGTCGGTCGACGGCGCGTGGCAGGTGGTGGACGGCCTGGAGATCAACGAGTTCTCCCGGCGCCGCATCGACGCCTCGGTGGCCGAGTTGCAGAGCGAGCGCAGCGCCGTCGCCGCACTCGGGCTGCTGTAA
- a CDS encoding acetyl-CoA carboxylase biotin carboxylase subunit yields MAKPGNATISKVLVANRGEIAVRVIRAAKDAGLASVAVYAEPDADAPHVRLADEAFALGGQTSAESYLDFGKLLDAAAKSGANAIHPGYGFLSENADFAQAVLDAGLIWIGPSPQSIRDLGDKVTARHIAARAQAPLVPGTPDPVKDADEVVAFAKEYGVPIAIKAAFGGGGRGMKVARTIEEIPELFESATREAVAAFGRGECFVERYLDKPRHVEAQVIADTHGNVVVAGTRDCSLQRRFQKLVEEAPAPFLTEAQRKEIHESAKRICKEAGYYGAGTVEYLVGQDGLISFLEVNTRLQVEHPVTEETSGIDLVRQQFKIANGEALDITEDPTPRGHSFEFRINGEDAGRGFLPAPGPVTRFDAPSGPGVRLDSGVESGSVVGGQFDSMLAKLIVTGATRDEALARSRRALAEFNIEGLATVIPFHRAAVADPAFIGDGEKFDVHTRWIETEWDNTIEPFTGGGANDEEEPEPRQTVVVEVGGRRLEVSLPADLVAANGGGAPHGAVRRKPKARKRAAGGGAKASGDSVTAPMQGTVVKVAVEEGQQVSAGDLVVVLEAMKMENPVTAHKDGTITGLAVEAGAAITQGTVIAEIKD; encoded by the coding sequence GTGGCCAAGCCCGGCAACGCGACCATTTCCAAGGTCCTGGTAGCCAACCGCGGAGAGATCGCCGTGCGGGTCATCCGCGCCGCCAAGGACGCCGGTCTGGCCAGCGTTGCGGTCTACGCCGAACCCGACGCCGACGCGCCGCACGTGCGACTGGCCGACGAGGCGTTCGCCCTGGGCGGGCAGACCTCGGCGGAGTCCTATCTGGACTTCGGCAAGCTGCTGGACGCTGCCGCCAAGTCCGGCGCCAACGCCATCCACCCCGGTTACGGCTTCCTCTCGGAGAATGCCGACTTCGCCCAGGCGGTCCTGGACGCCGGGCTGATCTGGATCGGACCGAGCCCGCAGTCCATCCGCGACCTCGGCGACAAGGTGACCGCCCGGCACATCGCCGCCCGCGCCCAGGCCCCGCTGGTCCCCGGCACCCCCGACCCGGTCAAGGACGCCGACGAGGTCGTCGCGTTCGCCAAGGAGTACGGCGTGCCGATCGCAATCAAGGCCGCGTTCGGCGGCGGTGGCCGCGGCATGAAGGTCGCCCGCACCATCGAGGAGATCCCCGAGCTCTTCGAGTCGGCCACCCGCGAGGCCGTCGCCGCCTTCGGCCGCGGCGAGTGCTTCGTCGAGCGCTACCTGGACAAGCCGCGCCACGTCGAGGCGCAGGTCATCGCCGACACGCACGGCAACGTCGTCGTCGCCGGTACCCGCGACTGCTCACTGCAGCGCCGCTTCCAGAAGCTGGTCGAGGAGGCCCCGGCACCGTTCCTGACCGAGGCGCAGCGCAAGGAGATCCACGAGTCCGCCAAGCGGATCTGCAAGGAGGCCGGCTACTACGGCGCGGGCACGGTGGAGTACTTGGTCGGCCAGGACGGCCTGATCAGCTTCCTGGAGGTCAACACCCGACTGCAGGTGGAACACCCGGTGACCGAGGAGACCTCGGGCATCGACCTGGTGCGCCAGCAGTTCAAGATCGCCAACGGCGAGGCCCTGGACATCACCGAGGACCCGACCCCGCGCGGGCACTCGTTCGAGTTCCGGATCAACGGCGAGGACGCCGGCCGCGGCTTCCTGCCCGCCCCCGGCCCGGTCACCCGCTTCGACGCCCCGTCGGGTCCCGGCGTCCGGCTGGATTCCGGTGTCGAGTCCGGTTCGGTGGTCGGCGGCCAGTTCGACTCCATGCTGGCCAAGCTGATCGTCACCGGCGCCACCCGCGACGAGGCGCTGGCCCGGTCTCGGCGCGCGCTGGCCGAATTCAACATCGAGGGCCTGGCGACCGTCATCCCGTTCCACCGCGCCGCGGTCGCCGACCCCGCCTTCATCGGTGACGGCGAGAAGTTCGACGTACACACCCGGTGGATCGAAACCGAGTGGGACAACACCATCGAGCCGTTCACCGGCGGTGGCGCCAACGACGAGGAGGAGCCGGAGCCGCGGCAGACCGTCGTCGTCGAGGTCGGCGGCCGTCGCCTCGAAGTGTCGTTGCCGGCCGATCTGGTCGCCGCCAACGGTGGCGGTGCGCCGCACGGCGCGGTGCGCCGCAAGCCCAAGGCCCGCAAGCGCGCCGCCGGCGGTGGCGCGAAGGCGTCCGGCGATTCGGTGACCGCACCGATGCAGGGCACCGTCGTCAAGGTCGCCGTCGAGGAGGGCCAGCAGGTCTCCGCCGGTGACCTGGTAGTGGTGCTGGAGGCCATGAAGATGGAGAACCCGGTCACCGCGCACAAGGACGGCACCATCACCGGGCTCGCGGTGGAGGCCGGCGCGGCCATCACCCAGGGCACCGTCATCGCCGAGATCAAGGACTAG
- a CDS encoding SufE family protein, giving the protein MTMPAPLAEVVADFADVTGQDKLALLLEFANDLPPLPEELEEAAMEPVPECQSPLFLHVDADDRQRVRLYFSAPPEAPTTRGFASILATGLDGQSADAILAVPDDFYSALGLAALISPLRLRGMSAMLTRIKRRLRN; this is encoded by the coding sequence ATGACCATGCCCGCACCGCTGGCCGAGGTCGTCGCCGATTTCGCCGACGTCACCGGCCAGGACAAGCTGGCCCTGCTGCTGGAGTTCGCCAACGACCTGCCCCCGCTGCCCGAGGAGCTGGAGGAAGCGGCGATGGAGCCGGTTCCCGAATGCCAGTCGCCGCTGTTCCTGCACGTCGACGCCGACGACCGCCAGCGGGTCCGGTTGTACTTCAGCGCCCCGCCGGAGGCGCCCACCACCCGCGGGTTCGCGTCGATCCTGGCGACCGGTCTCGACGGCCAGTCCGCCGACGCCATCCTGGCCGTGCCCGACGACTTCTACTCGGCCCTGGGCTTGGCGGCGCTGATCAGCCCCCTGCGCCTGCGCGGGATGTCCGCGATGCTCACCAGAATCAAACGTCGCCTCCGAAATTAA
- a CDS encoding sulfurtransferase, which yields MPLPADPSPELAAYAHPERLVTPDWLSAHLGSSGLVIVESDEDTLLYDIGHIPGAVKIDWHTDLNDPLVRDYLDGAQFAALMDRKGISRDDTVVIYGDKSNWWAAYALWVFTLFGHPDVRLLDGGRDLWISDGRETALDVPSRTTTGYPVVTRNDAAIRAYRDDVLAALGNTTLIDVRSPQEYTGERTHMPDYPEEGALRGGHIPTAVSVPWSRAAADNGKFRSRADLEQVYDFVLANPDEPVIAYCRIGERSSHTWFVLTHLLGVDGVRNYDGSWTEWGNVVRVPIVSGEAPGTVA from the coding sequence GTGCCGCTGCCCGCAGATCCCAGTCCTGAGCTCGCCGCCTACGCCCACCCGGAACGCCTGGTGACCCCCGACTGGTTGTCGGCGCACCTGGGTTCGTCGGGCCTGGTGATCGTCGAATCCGACGAGGACACCCTGCTCTACGACATCGGACACATCCCGGGCGCGGTGAAGATCGACTGGCACACCGACCTCAACGACCCGCTGGTGCGCGACTACCTCGACGGCGCCCAGTTCGCCGCCCTGATGGACCGCAAGGGCATCTCCCGCGACGACACCGTCGTCATCTACGGCGACAAGTCCAACTGGTGGGCGGCGTACGCCCTGTGGGTGTTCACCCTGTTCGGTCACCCCGACGTCCGGCTGCTCGACGGCGGCCGCGACCTGTGGATCTCCGACGGCCGGGAAACCGCCCTGGACGTGCCGTCGCGCACCACCACCGGCTACCCCGTCGTCACCCGCAACGACGCCGCGATCCGCGCCTACCGCGACGACGTGCTGGCCGCACTCGGCAACACCACCCTCATCGACGTGCGCTCACCGCAGGAGTACACCGGCGAACGCACCCACATGCCCGACTACCCGGAGGAAGGCGCGCTGCGCGGCGGCCACATCCCGACCGCGGTCTCGGTGCCGTGGTCGCGCGCCGCGGCCGACAACGGCAAGTTCCGGTCCCGGGCCGACCTCGAGCAGGTCTACGACTTCGTGCTGGCCAATCCGGACGAGCCGGTCATCGCCTACTGCCGCATCGGTGAGCGGTCCAGCCACACCTGGTTCGTGCTGACGCATCTGCTCGGCGTCGACGGCGTGCGCAACTACGACGGCTCGTGGACCGAATGGGGCAACGTGGTCCGGGTGCCGATCGTCTCGGGCGAGGCGCCCGGAACCGTCGCCTGA
- a CDS encoding Maf family protein, which produces MTHLVLGSASAGRLSVLRKAGVEPTVIVSDVDEDAVLAAVAGAAPEVAVAALARAKADAVAAQVPAFLAADCVVIGCDSMLLLDGRLCGKPGTPERARAQWRAMAGQHADLLTGHALIRLRDGVIDNSTCETACTTVHFGQPSDSELEAYLASGEPLGVAGGFTLDGLGGWFIDRIDGDPSNVIGLSLPLVRRLLAGLGVSIADVWP; this is translated from the coding sequence GTGACCCACCTGGTGCTGGGATCGGCCTCGGCCGGCCGGCTTTCGGTGTTGCGCAAGGCCGGTGTCGAACCGACGGTGATCGTCTCCGACGTCGACGAGGACGCCGTGCTGGCGGCCGTCGCGGGCGCGGCGCCCGAGGTCGCCGTCGCCGCCCTGGCCCGGGCGAAGGCCGACGCGGTGGCCGCGCAGGTGCCCGCCTTTCTCGCCGCCGATTGTGTTGTCATCGGCTGCGATTCGATGCTGCTGCTCGACGGCCGGCTGTGCGGCAAGCCCGGCACCCCGGAGCGTGCCCGCGCCCAGTGGCGGGCGATGGCCGGGCAGCACGCCGACCTGCTCACCGGGCACGCGCTGATCCGCCTGCGCGACGGCGTCATCGACAATTCCACATGCGAGACCGCCTGCACCACAGTGCATTTCGGCCAGCCCTCGGACTCCGAACTGGAGGCCTACCTGGCCTCCGGCGAACCGCTGGGAGTGGCCGGCGGGTTCACCCTGGACGGCCTGGGCGGCTGGTTCATCGACCGGATCGACGGTGACCCGTCAAACGTCATCGGGCTCAGCCTGCCCCTGGTACGGCGCCTGCTGGCCGGCCTCGGGGTTTCCATCGCCGATGTGTGGCCGTAG
- a CDS encoding acyl-CoA carboxylase subunit epsilon, whose protein sequence is MNHDADITEISDHRDITIDDPKPSAPEIRVLKGNPSDAELGALTAVLSSVTAGAGDPGPQEFNPWGHPVDRLRMAVTSWQRITLLERTHMRR, encoded by the coding sequence ATGAATCACGACGCAGACATCACCGAGATCAGCGATCACCGTGATATCACCATCGATGATCCCAAGCCCTCCGCACCCGAGATCCGGGTGCTCAAGGGCAATCCGAGCGACGCCGAGCTGGGCGCGCTGACGGCCGTGCTGTCCTCGGTCACCGCCGGTGCCGGCGATCCGGGCCCCCAGGAGTTCAACCCGTGGGGCCATCCGGTGGACCGGCTGCGGATGGCCGTGACCAGCTGGCAGCGGATCACCCTGCTGGAGCGCACCCACATGCGGCGGTGA
- a CDS encoding acyl-CoA carboxylase subunit beta: protein MTSVSEHTAEPAAEHEIDIHTTAGKLAELRKRAAEALHPVGEAAIERVHAKGKLTARERILALLDEGSFVELDALARHRSNNFGMEANRPLGDGVITGYGTIDGREVCLFSQDATVFGGSLGEVYGEKIVKVQELAIKTGRPLIGINDGAGARIQEGVVSLGLYSRIFRNNILASGVIPQISLILGAAAGGHVYSPALTDFVVMVDQTSQMFITGPDVIKTVTGEEVTMEELGGAHTHMAKSGTVHYVASGEQDALDYVRDLLSYLPPNNYAEPPRYPAPQPQGAIEDNLTADDLELDTLIPDSPNQPYDMHEVINRILDDAEFLEVQAGYAGNVICGFGRVDGRAVGLVANQPTQFAGCLDINASEKAARFVRTCDAFNIPIIMLVDVPGFLPGTDQEYNGIIRRGAKLLYAYGEATVAKITVITRKAYGGAYCVMGSKDMGCDVNVAWPTAQIAVMGASGAVGFVYRNQLKEAAAGGEDVDALRLQLQDEYEDTLVNPYVAAERGYIDAVIPPSHTRGYISTALRLLERKIVQLPPKKHGNIPL, encoded by the coding sequence ATGACCAGCGTTTCCGAGCACACCGCCGAACCGGCCGCCGAGCACGAGATCGACATCCACACCACCGCGGGCAAGCTCGCCGAGCTGCGCAAGCGCGCCGCCGAGGCGCTGCACCCGGTCGGTGAGGCGGCGATCGAGCGGGTGCACGCCAAGGGCAAGCTGACCGCTCGGGAACGCATCCTGGCGCTGCTCGACGAGGGTTCGTTCGTCGAGCTCGACGCGCTGGCCCGGCACCGCAGCAACAACTTCGGCATGGAGGCCAACCGGCCGCTGGGCGACGGCGTCATCACCGGCTACGGCACCATCGACGGCCGCGAGGTCTGCCTCTTCAGCCAGGACGCCACCGTCTTCGGCGGCAGCCTCGGCGAGGTCTACGGCGAGAAGATCGTCAAGGTGCAGGAGCTGGCGATCAAGACCGGGCGTCCACTGATCGGCATCAACGACGGCGCCGGCGCGCGCATCCAGGAGGGCGTGGTCTCCCTCGGCCTGTACAGCCGGATCTTCCGCAACAACATCCTGGCCTCGGGCGTCATCCCGCAGATCTCGCTGATCCTCGGTGCGGCGGCCGGTGGGCACGTCTACTCCCCCGCACTGACCGACTTCGTCGTCATGGTCGATCAGACCTCGCAGATGTTCATCACCGGGCCCGACGTCATCAAGACGGTCACCGGCGAAGAGGTCACCATGGAGGAGCTGGGCGGCGCCCACACCCACATGGCCAAGTCCGGCACCGTGCACTACGTCGCCTCCGGCGAGCAGGACGCCCTGGACTACGTGCGCGACCTGCTGAGCTACCTGCCGCCGAACAACTACGCCGAGCCGCCGCGCTACCCGGCTCCGCAACCCCAGGGTGCGATCGAGGACAACCTGACCGCCGACGACCTCGAGCTGGACACGCTGATCCCGGATTCGCCGAACCAGCCGTACGACATGCACGAGGTGATCAACCGGATCCTCGACGACGCGGAGTTCCTGGAGGTCCAGGCCGGCTACGCGGGCAACGTGATCTGCGGCTTCGGCCGGGTCGACGGCCGGGCGGTGGGCCTGGTCGCCAACCAGCCCACCCAGTTCGCCGGCTGCCTGGACATCAACGCCTCGGAGAAGGCCGCCCGGTTCGTCCGGACCTGCGACGCCTTCAACATCCCGATCATCATGCTGGTCGACGTCCCGGGCTTCCTGCCGGGCACCGACCAGGAGTACAACGGCATCATCCGCCGCGGCGCAAAGCTGCTGTACGCCTACGGCGAGGCCACCGTCGCCAAGATCACCGTCATCACCCGCAAGGCCTACGGCGGCGCGTACTGCGTGATGGGGTCCAAGGACATGGGCTGCGACGTGAACGTCGCCTGGCCGACCGCGCAGATCGCGGTGATGGGCGCCTCCGGTGCGGTGGGCTTCGTCTACCGCAACCAGCTCAAGGAAGCGGCGGCCGGCGGTGAGGACGTCGACGCGCTGCGCCTGCAGTTGCAGGACGAGTACGAGGACACCCTGGTCAACCCATACGTGGCGGCCGAACGCGGCTACATCGACGCGGTCATCCCGCCGTCGCACACCCGCGGCTACATCTCCACCGCGCTGCGGCTGCTGGAGCGCAAGATCGTCCAGCTGCCCCCGAAGAAGCACGGGAACATCCCGCTGTAA
- a CDS encoding PH domain-containing protein — translation MGYPDSVLADGEHVILHRHPHWKRMVVPVVLLLVLTLVASFLAGWVSTLGWADNAARVVSAVIGVIWLLGVCWLALWPFLNWWTTHFVITDRRVMFRHGLATRSGIDIPLGRINSVEFRHGLLDRVVRTGTLIIESASQDPLEFYDIPRVERVHSLLYHEVFEPGDDRDDG, via the coding sequence ATGGGGTATCCCGACAGCGTTCTGGCCGACGGCGAGCACGTCATCCTGCATCGGCATCCGCACTGGAAACGGATGGTCGTCCCGGTCGTGCTGCTGCTGGTGCTCACCCTGGTGGCCTCGTTCCTGGCGGGCTGGGTGAGCACGCTGGGCTGGGCCGACAACGCCGCGCGGGTGGTCTCCGCGGTGATCGGCGTCATCTGGCTGCTCGGGGTCTGCTGGCTGGCGCTGTGGCCGTTCCTGAACTGGTGGACCACCCACTTCGTCATCACCGACCGGCGGGTGATGTTCCGCCACGGGCTGGCCACCCGCTCGGGCATCGACATTCCGCTGGGCCGGATCAACAGCGTCGAGTTCCGCCACGGGTTGCTGGACCGGGTTGTGCGCACCGGCACCCTGATCATCGAGTCGGCCAGCCAGGATCCGCTGGAGTTCTACGACATCCCGCGGGTGGAACGCGTCCACTCACTGCTCTACCACGAAGTCTTCGAGCCCGGCGACGACCGGGACGACGGCTAA